From the genome of Gemmatimonadota bacterium:
TGGTATGAAACTTGCATTTGTGCGTATAATGAATAAAATTTCCGTTAAAACCGCGCTTGTCTGTGGTGTTTTCGCAACAGGTGTGAATTTGATTCACACGCGAAGATCGGTTCTAATCAGTTTTTAATATTTCAACAAAAGGTAGATATGATTCGTAATATTTTTTGGAATTTGCTCAAGATAGGCTTTTTAATTTTCCCGTGTGTTGTGCAAGCGCAGGACCGCGTTGCAGTGGATATGGGGGGCGATTGGCTTCGGCGCGATTGGGACGATTGCGGCGAGAATGTTACTGGGCAACATCGAGATGGCGTGTTTGCGATTCGCAGCGATCATGCGGCGGCACTTTTCTGGCAGGTGCCGACAAAGAATGGCACGGCGTTGTCAATTGATCGCAGTCAGGATTGGATCAAGCGCTGTGACCGACCACCCAGGAGCTTTGGGAAGGATGTCCGCGAACAGGCGCAGGGGCAGTATGATCTCATATCTGCAACTGAGTATCCCTATATTTCATGGCGCTGGCGGGTCAGCAATACGATTGATGATAGCGGGACAGCGGATCACAAAGGCAAGATTCAGAAATCGGGCGATGATTTTGCAGCTAAGATCGGTATTTCGGTTCTCAATACCAGAGGGAAGCTGCGGGAGGTTGCCTATCTCTGGACGCGGACCATACCCGAAGAGACTTCGCTGACACAGGTGACGTCTGTTGCGCTGGGAATTGTGAAATATAAGTGGTATCGCATTGTTGCCGAGAGCGGGGATCAAAATGTGAATCAATGGGTTGGGGAGTCGCGCAATTTTTATCGGGATTTCAAGCGATTTTATCCCGATGAAGAACCCGCAGAAGTTGTGCGCGTATATCTCATGTCTGATTCGGATAATACGGGTAGTAAGGTGACGGGCGCGTTTGCCGATCTCATGTTTCATCGGAAGCGACCTTAGCGCGAAAAACCCGCTTGACTTTACTGTGTCCCCGATATATCTTCTGCACCGTTCAGTTCTGTTCGCAGATGTAGTGAGATTAATATGATTTTTGTAACCCACCAGTATAATACCCAACAGATGATGGATAATTGCGCTATCAGTGCATCCGTGCAGATGTCATTTATCCGTGCCAACGGCCATGTGTGCCCGGAAAGTGGCATTAATCTCGCGGTTTTCACGGGTAATGACAAAAATGTTATTGGCGGGTTCAAAATGAGACGACAGACTTAAAGTACATAATAGTCTTTCAAACACGAACCCGCTGAAGATGCTTCGGCGGGTTTTTTTGTTGGTGGCTATCTACCCCTTTGGGGAGAAAGGACATGCAAGGTGGAATCCGATTTCGACTACCAGATGCCGTCCTATACAACTCTGATGGTTCACGATCTCAATATATCTACGCGGTGGTATTGCGATACGCTCGGTTTTTCTCTAATTTCACAGATGCCAGGTGCCCAGGGCGATCCCATTATGTCGCATTTGCGCTGGGCTCCTCATGCGGATTTGATTCTGATGGAGGAGGGGCCAAACTCATTGATAGCATCCATAAGGGGTGCGGGCGTTACGCTCAATTTTACAGTGTTGCGCGAGTCGGTTGATGCGATTGCGGAACGGGTGCGACGCGATGGCAATGTCCAGGTTTCCGGTCCGCACGATCGCCCGTGGAATGCGCGCGAGGTTATTGTGATAGATCCCAATGGGTATCGGCTGAATTTTACAGAGCCGTTGCGCGCACCTGTTGATGGCGATGATTTGATGAATGATGTTAAAAAAGAAATCACTTTGAATTGATATAGGAGATGCAGATCCATGCCCGAATTGTCCTGGTCTTTTCCGTATTCTTCACAACGCATGCCGGTTATGGCGCGCAATGTGGTTGCGACTTCTCAACCGCTGGCCGCTCAGGCGGGGTTGCAGATGTTGCTCAAAGGTGGCAATGCCGCAGATGCAGCTCTGGCAACAGCGATGGCGCTTACGGTTGTTGAACCCAATATGAATGGTATAGGCAGCGATGCGTTTTGCATTTTGTGGGATGGCGAGCAAATATATGGTCTCAATGCATCGGGGCGTTCTCCAAAAGCGTGGTCGCCCGAATTTTTTGCTGGGCACGCGGTGATGCCTCAGCGCGGTTGGGATGCCGTGACTGTGCCTGGCTGTGTTTCGGCATGGGCCGAGGTTTCAGAGCGGTTTGGCGTGTTGCCGTTTGAGGCGTTGTTTGAACCCGCGATTCACTATGCCCGCGATGGTTTTGTAGTTTCGCCTATTACCGGGCATAGCTGGGCACAGGCTGTGTATAATTACGGCGATATGCCCGATTGGATGGCGACTTTTGCACCCGGGGGACGCGCGCCGAAAATTGGGGAGAAATTTGTGTGTGGCGCACAGGCGCGTACGCTTGAGCGCATTGCGGAGACAGGAGGAGAGGCGTTCTATTCGGGAGATCTGGCAGAGAAGATCGCTGCGCATGCCAAACGCACTGGCGGTGCGATGACAGAAGAAGACCTATCAGAGCATCGGGCAGATTGGGTGGATACGATGACGATGGATTTTGGGGATTATACGTTGCACGAAATTCCGCCGAATGGTCAGGGCATTGCGGCACTGATCGCGCTGGGAATACTGGAGAATTGGGATTTGTCCGGGTATGCTGTTGATTCGGCGGATAGTTTACATCTTCAGATTGAGGCGATGAAGTTGGCGTATGCGGATACGCACAGGTACGTGTCTGATCCGGGTACGAGGGATATTGAGTTCGCGCAATTGCTCGATCCGGATTATCTGGCGCAACGCGCGAGGTCGATTGATCTGAAAAGGGCGGGGATGCCCACTTTTGGCATGCCGCGTGGGGATACGGTTTATCTTACGGCGGCAGATGCAGATGGGATGATGGTTTCGTTTATTCAGTCCAATTATATGGGTTTTGGATCTGGTATTGTGATTCCGGATACGGGTATTAGTATGCAGAACCGGGGCGCGGGTTTTGTTTTGACGGAGGACCATCCCAATCGCGTAGATGGGGGCAAGCGACCGTATCATACGATTATTCCAGCGTTTGCGACCCGAGAGGGCCAACCGGTGATGTCTTTCGGCGTTATGGGTGGGCACATGCAGCCGCAAGGTCACGCGCAGATGATGATTCGGATTTTTGCTTATGGTCAAAATCCACAGGCTGCGTGTGATGCGCCCCGATGGCAGGTTTTTGGGGATTTGAGCGTGGGTATTGAGCCAGGTGTGGATGCCGGTGTGCTGGACGATCTTCGCGCCCGCGGGCACGATATCCAAATTCCACCAGCTATTGGATATGGCGGGGGTCAACTCATTTATAAATTGGACGACGGTTATTGCGCGGCTTCCGATCCCCGCAAGGATGGTCTGGCAGTGGGGTATTGAATATGGGAAAGTGTGAAGTAGGAAGTGTGAAGTATGAAGGGAGGTTGTCATCGCGGCATGGTGTTGAGCCGCGATCCAGAAGGTTTTGTTGACCGTTGACCGCTAAAAGCTGAGAAATGGAATTTTTATGAGTAAACGCAAAGATACAGCCTGGCAGGCGCGAGGTCTGGCGCAGAAATATCTCAAGAATATTCGGCAGGCAATTCCGCTGTCCGATGAGCAGATTGCCGTTATGTGCCGGGTGATTAATGCGGATGATCACGGGGTCAATACTGTGCTCGATCTGGGGTGTGGGGATGGCATACTCGGCGCCGCGGTTATTGAATACCACCCGGATGCACGCGGCGTTTTTGTGGATTTTTCTGAGGCTATGATCGAGGCTGCACAGAAGCGGTTTGGGGAAACAGCTTCACAGCACCGTTTTGTTATTGGCGATTATGCAACGTCCGATTGGCTCAGTCTGGTTGCAGATGACGCGCCTTATGACGCGATTGTATCGGGTTTTTCAATTCATCATCAGAGCGATGAACGCAAGCGCGAAGTTTATGGCGAGATTTTTGATCTGCTTTCTCCCAATGGCGTGTTTGTCAATGTCGAGCATGTTCTCTCTCCGTCGAAGTGGGTTGAGTCGCGTTTTGCAGATCGCTTTATTGACGCGCTTTGCGATTCTGTTACGCGGCGAGATCCAAATGCTTCTCGCGATGAAATCGCGCGGGCGTATTATTATCGCGATGACAAACAGGCGAATATTCTCGCGTCTGTTGAAGCTCAATGCGAATGGCTCAGAGCTATTGGTTTTTCAGATGTAGATTGTTATTTCAAGCTGTTTGAACTGGCTGTTTTTGGCGGGAGAAAAACTGGATAAATACCATGCATATACACTATTTCCAAATCGCTCAATTCTCTGGCAATAATAATGACGATAATAATCCGATCCGGCGACGGGCTGGACCGGCATAGGTCGTCTTGTGCCAGCATGTAGAGTAAAGTGCCCGTTGTCAAAAAATACGACAACGGGCTTTTTTTGTGCCTGACTGACGTTACGCAGGTCTGGGTGTTTGTCATGCTGAGCGAAGTGAAACGGAGTCGAAGCATCTTTTCCACATTACCTAAAATAAAAGGAGTCTGTCATGAAATACATCGCAATATCTGAACTTTCCAAATATATCGGCCAAACCGTTACCCTTCACGGATGGGTGCATACCCTGCGCGACCAGAAGTATGTCCAGTTTCTCATTTTGAGAAATCGCACGGGAAGTGTACAGGTCGTGCATGAAAAGACAGGGGCGTTGGCAGAGCGGGTTTCTGCTCTTACGCGAGAATCGGCGGTAACTATAAGCGGACGTGTTGTCGAAAATATAGGTG
Proteins encoded in this window:
- a CDS encoding VOC family protein, whose amino-acid sequence is MESDFDYQMPSYTTLMVHDLNISTRWYCDTLGFSLISQMPGAQGDPIMSHLRWAPHADLILMEEGPNSLIASIRGAGVTLNFTVLRESVDAIAERVRRDGNVQVSGPHDRPWNAREVIVIDPNGYRLNFTEPLRAPVDGDDLMNDVKKEITLN
- a CDS encoding gamma-glutamyltransferase family protein, producing the protein MPVMARNVVATSQPLAAQAGLQMLLKGGNAADAALATAMALTVVEPNMNGIGSDAFCILWDGEQIYGLNASGRSPKAWSPEFFAGHAVMPQRGWDAVTVPGCVSAWAEVSERFGVLPFEALFEPAIHYARDGFVVSPITGHSWAQAVYNYGDMPDWMATFAPGGRAPKIGEKFVCGAQARTLERIAETGGEAFYSGDLAEKIAAHAKRTGGAMTEEDLSEHRADWVDTMTMDFGDYTLHEIPPNGQGIAALIALGILENWDLSGYAVDSADSLHLQIEAMKLAYADTHRYVSDPGTRDIEFAQLLDPDYLAQRARSIDLKRAGMPTFGMPRGDTVYLTAADADGMMVSFIQSNYMGFGSGIVIPDTGISMQNRGAGFVLTEDHPNRVDGGKRPYHTIIPAFATREGQPVMSFGVMGGHMQPQGHAQMMIRIFAYGQNPQAACDAPRWQVFGDLSVGIEPGVDAGVLDDLRARGHDIQIPPAIGYGGGQLIYKLDDGYCAASDPRKDGLAVGY
- a CDS encoding DUF3047 domain-containing protein, whose product is MIRNIFWNLLKIGFLIFPCVVQAQDRVAVDMGGDWLRRDWDDCGENVTGQHRDGVFAIRSDHAAALFWQVPTKNGTALSIDRSQDWIKRCDRPPRSFGKDVREQAQGQYDLISATEYPYISWRWRVSNTIDDSGTADHKGKIQKSGDDFAAKIGISVLNTRGKLREVAYLWTRTIPEETSLTQVTSVALGIVKYKWYRIVAESGDQNVNQWVGESRNFYRDFKRFYPDEEPAEVVRVYLMSDSDNTGSKVTGAFADLMFHRKRP
- a CDS encoding class I SAM-dependent methyltransferase, translating into MSKRKDTAWQARGLAQKYLKNIRQAIPLSDEQIAVMCRVINADDHGVNTVLDLGCGDGILGAAVIEYHPDARGVFVDFSEAMIEAAQKRFGETASQHRFVIGDYATSDWLSLVADDAPYDAIVSGFSIHHQSDERKREVYGEIFDLLSPNGVFVNVEHVLSPSKWVESRFADRFIDALCDSVTRRDPNASRDEIARAYYYRDDKQANILASVEAQCEWLRAIGFSDVDCYFKLFELAVFGGRKTG